In Babesia microti strain RI chromosome IV, complete genome, the sequence aattgtattttagtATAGAGTGGCGACTGATATTAGCCAATTGCTGTGGTTGTTATGTGCTGtatgcatatattatacatgCTTATAGCTGCCCCAGTATGTAGTTGTGACACTAGTAGTGATTGTCTAGTACTATAGTtctttttaatataattagtgTAAAATATGCACTATTGGAATGCTTCTacacaaaaattacaagATACACCACGGATGAAATCGCAAAATGTCTACCTGTCGCTATTTACctttggtaaaatttgtaacatttaGAACAGACGCATACGTGAGCTACCTTGGAAGTCTAGGtttgaaatattaaataaccCTGTGAAGCCAAGGTATATGAACGAATGTGTTGGTACGCCTAGGAGAGAGTACCAAGAAAATGTCGTCAATGGGATACGCGTAGCTCCCACATTCAATCCCTACGTAGAGCTCAACCGGGATAAGCGCTATAGACTTGACCATTGGCCATCCAGGTAAATTAACCAGGCAAATATAGAAATTGGGATGACTGGGACCCTAGACACTGTTTTGTTAGGGGTGGGAGACGACGATATCAAATACCACGGGCAATAGCGGCCACTAGAGACGAACTAGGTCATGCCCATCCACCAAGGTTGACACTCAGTTCATATAGATTATCAGGTAGATATAAAGCGGATGTTGAGAAACAATACTACTACCATGGATTGCCTTGGGTTTGGAAGGATAACTTTTACACCAAAAATCTACATTCGCACGACCGACCAGTTTTGGGTCCCAAGATTTGGTACCGCAATGAATTTCGCAAGAAACAAATCGAAAAAGCGCTGGAACGCACTGACACTGTAACTGAAGAGTACAAAAAGGAAAGATATAGCGCAAAAAGGTtaacatattttgaaaaagtTGTTAATGATATGGCAGGGGAGGAGATTGCGTCTAAATATGTTAGGAAACCAATTGTACCAAAGATCGATTAATTAAGCTACTTTGATCAgtgatgataatataagttatgacattttaattacaaattagtcattgataaaataatttgatccTGTATAATGATTGCGCGTAGTCtgtacaattaatttcttGATAATGATTTAAGTTGGCAGGTGGTTAATCCACAACATACAGTGTTTGAcgtctaaattaatatacgtgatttatttattgtaaataagAAATgcaattcaatttttaaaaatagtgAGATAGCATTCTGATATACCTTCCACAAAAATAGAGGTTAAACTCATTCAGAGAATTGTTTAAccttttcaaatatattctGGCAGACATCAAATTCGAACGACATGGGTTATTTGagaaaaatatcatcatgAGTAGAATTGTACTAAGGGGCAATATCACATCCTTAATGTAAACATGTTCAAAGTGTAACTATTTGAGCTAGAAAATTTACCCCTTCAGAACGCTCTCTCTGTACATAGTTATAGAGATATATAGTAGAAATTATGTTGATAAATACGATAATATATCCAACAactacataaataattcgTTACTGCGATACTTTTGTTGGATCATTTTTTCCGCTTTGAGTCCTTTAACGAAGGCCATTTCCAAGCGCAACAATGCTAAGTAAATAGGCATGATACCTTGCCTCTCTTTGGGGGTCACTGCCGGTGCTTCGGAACAGGCTGTTAGGCCCATACTCAAACGCCACTCGTAATGGGGGAGtttgcatatatatttgtgtaAATGCATACACATAATTACACCAATTACACAGTTTATCActtatatataatttatgcaaGTTCAACACcttttatttaaaatagcATAGTGTATTACCGGagtatctaaatttatatcgatgattaattatgtaCGATGTTTAGACAACACTTATACATTGTTTAACgcaatataatttattatttacgaatatttacatttattcatagtttttaaaataaatttttcaattgaatACTAAGAAGAATCatcataattattttcgAAAATTGAacacatatttatcatatgtGAGGACGAATTGTGTGCTAattggaaataaattactatTAAATTTTCGAGATATGAAAGGTCATTTCCTCCTATTCTAATTCAAGCCTGGCAATTACTTGTAAGGTTTGTATCACGTCCCTCGAGTTCTTTGCTCCCAGCATCAGCTCAGCCTTTGTGGGCATTAGGCCATGCTTGATAGCTTCCGAAGCGGCTGCtccaaattcatcattgCCAACTGCAAGGGTGGCCAATACCTTTGTTAGTATTGATTCAACATATCTatttattcattaattttttagcaCTCTTTTAAACATAACGTCAAAATTACTTACCTTCTGGTCCTTGACATAGTACGCAACAAATTTCAAATCCTTGACACTACCTTCAATAATTACATCGTCAAAATCCTTCACAAAACCACTATACCTACGTTTCGGCTATTATACCTCAAATTTTTCCTAAAGATAGTGCTCCAGAAAAATGGTATTTGAGTATTAGTTGTTACCCTCCCcaacatatttattgcaGCAACCCTACCCTGCTGCATGGCCACATTCCAATGTTGCACGTTAATGTAATCACCGGTGACAAAGTAGGGAAACTCAACGACGTCACCTGCGGCATATACATCTGGGTTGCCATTTACTCTAATTGACACTGCTTACAATTTGAGATCACATAGAAATCACTATACCTCTGTAATGAATCTACACGGATGAATCCCTTGTTATTGCCTATGTAAATGGCGACTCTTACCATCAATCGAAGGCCTATTTGGAATAGAACCCACTCCTTCAATTACACAATCAGCAGCCACTTTTTGGCCACTATTCAGTTCTACTGCGTTGCATGAATTTCCATTAAGATGATAGTTTTTTACTAGTGATTTGGCAATAAACTTGACATTGTTCTGATCAAATAACGTCAAAATTGCACTACCTACGCGACGACCAAAAACA encodes:
- a CDS encoding conserved Plasmodium protein, unknown function (overlaps_old_locusTagID:BBM_III05235); translated protein: MSTCRYLPLNRRIRELPWKSRFEILNNPVKPRYMNECVGTPRREYQENVVNGIRVAPTFNPYVELNRDKRYRLDHWPSRNWDDWDPRHCFVRGGRRRYQIPRAIAATRDELGHAHPPRLSGRYKADVEKQYYYHGLPWVWKDNFYTKNLHSHDRPVLGPKIWYRNEFRKKQIEKALERTDTVTEEYKKERYSAKRLTYFEKVVNDMAGEEIASKYVRKPIVPKID
- a CDS encoding conserved Plasmodium protein, unknown function (overlaps_old_locusTagID:BBM_III05240), which gives rise to MGLTACSEAPAVTPKERQALLRLEMAFVKGLKAEKMIQQKYRIVGYIIVFINIISTIYLYNYVQRERSEGLHFEHVYIKDVILPLSTILLMMIFFSNNPCRSNLMSARIYLKRLNNSLNEFNLYFCGRRQTLYVVD